In Parasegetibacter sp. NRK P23, a single genomic region encodes these proteins:
- a CDS encoding CinA family protein — MNSIEPDKALIETLAQLLKDRKETIAAAESVTAGLVQFSLSGMPEASLVFNGGITAYNLEQKIKHLKVDPVHAARVNCVSERVAVEMAAEVATVFDAAWGIGITGYAAPVPESENRLFAYYAIVYRQELLGSGMLTGKEGTPMALQAYYAHTLLKRLLEMIQAKTPA; from the coding sequence ATGAACAGCATTGAACCCGATAAGGCATTAATAGAAACATTGGCGCAGTTGCTTAAGGACCGGAAAGAAACCATTGCCGCAGCGGAAAGCGTAACCGCCGGCCTTGTACAGTTCAGTCTGTCAGGGATGCCTGAAGCCTCACTTGTTTTTAATGGCGGCATCACCGCATACAACCTGGAACAGAAAATAAAGCACCTGAAAGTGGATCCCGTGCATGCGGCAAGGGTAAACTGCGTTTCAGAACGGGTGGCCGTTGAAATGGCCGCTGAAGTGGCCACCGTTTTTGATGCTGCCTGGGGCATCGGCATCACAGGGTACGCCGCACCGGTGCCGGAGTCGGAAAACCGGCTGTTCGCCTATTATGCCATCGTGTACCGGCAGGAGCTTCTGGGCTCCGGTATGTTAACCGGCAAGGAAGGAACACCTATGGCGTTACAAGCTTATTATGCCCATACATTATTGAAGCGGTTGCTGGAAATGATCCAAGCGAAAACCCCCGCTTAA
- a CDS encoding alpha-amylase family glycosyl hydrolase: MNTAQEQLWWRSAVIYQVYPRSFEDSNNDGVGDLNGIRKRLNHLVELGVDALWISPIYPSPMADFGYDISDYTDIHPIFGTLAEMEALIDEAHALQLRIILDLVPNHTSDQHPWFLESRSSRSNPKRDWYIWEDPRPDGGPPNNWLSVFGGGAWEWEEHTGQYYYHAFLKEQPDLNWRNPEVRAAMYDVMRFWLEKGVDGFRVDVMWHMIKDTRLRDNPVNPGYAPGQPTYNQLLPVYSTDQPEVHDIVAEMRDIMETFGNGKLLIGEVYLPLQDLVLYYGKNNEGAHLPFNFQLITLPWEARTIAACVDEYEGLLPADAWPNWVLGNHDNHRVASRTGIQQARVAAMLLFTLRGTPTVYYGDEIGMRSVAIPPEEVKDPQGLNMPGLHLSRDPARTPMQWDASPYAGFSGVRPWLPVERSWQRCNVAMQQDDPYSMLSLYKALIKLRKAEPALHAGQYDPVYADRGIMAFTRKMPGRHYFLIVLNMTHAPAWFVPAHFTFKGKVVCATIPEWTGVEVHNSIGMDGDLGLIIQLEQ; the protein is encoded by the coding sequence ATGAATACAGCACAGGAGCAACTTTGGTGGAGAAGCGCCGTAATTTACCAGGTATACCCGCGGTCGTTCGAGGACAGCAACAATGATGGTGTGGGCGACCTTAATGGCATCCGTAAACGATTGAATCACCTCGTTGAACTGGGGGTGGACGCACTTTGGATTTCTCCCATATATCCTTCCCCCATGGCCGACTTCGGTTATGATATCAGTGATTACACCGATATACATCCGATCTTTGGTACACTGGCTGAAATGGAGGCGCTAATTGATGAGGCGCATGCGTTACAGCTCAGGATTATACTCGACCTGGTGCCGAACCATACTTCCGATCAGCATCCCTGGTTCCTCGAATCGCGCTCCTCGCGTTCCAACCCGAAAAGAGACTGGTATATATGGGAAGATCCCCGCCCTGATGGAGGTCCGCCCAACAACTGGCTCAGCGTATTCGGTGGCGGAGCCTGGGAATGGGAGGAGCATACCGGGCAATATTATTACCACGCTTTCCTGAAAGAGCAACCCGACCTCAATTGGAGGAATCCCGAGGTGAGAGCCGCTATGTACGATGTAATGCGCTTCTGGCTTGAAAAAGGCGTGGATGGCTTTCGCGTGGATGTGATGTGGCACATGATCAAAGACACGCGCTTGCGCGATAATCCCGTCAATCCCGGGTATGCTCCAGGGCAACCCACCTATAATCAGTTGTTGCCGGTGTATTCCACCGATCAGCCAGAGGTCCATGATATTGTTGCTGAAATGCGGGACATAATGGAAACTTTCGGCAACGGTAAACTGCTGATCGGCGAAGTGTACCTCCCGTTACAGGACCTGGTATTGTATTACGGCAAGAACAACGAAGGGGCGCATCTTCCCTTCAATTTCCAATTGATTACCCTGCCCTGGGAAGCCAGGACCATAGCCGCTTGTGTGGATGAATACGAAGGATTGCTTCCTGCGGATGCATGGCCCAACTGGGTATTGGGCAACCACGATAACCACCGGGTGGCAAGTCGTACAGGCATCCAGCAGGCGAGGGTGGCCGCTATGTTGCTGTTCACCCTTCGTGGCACACCTACCGTGTATTATGGCGATGAGATCGGTATGCGGAGCGTGGCCATTCCGCCGGAAGAAGTAAAGGACCCGCAGGGGCTCAATATGCCAGGTCTTCACCTCAGCCGTGACCCGGCGCGCACGCCCATGCAATGGGATGCTTCTCCATACGCGGGATTTTCAGGTGTGCGTCCCTGGTTGCCGGTGGAACGCTCCTGGCAGCGTTGCAATGTGGCCATGCAGCAGGATGATCCTTATTCCATGTTATCCCTTTACAAAGCACTGATCAAACTCCGGAAGGCCGAACCCGCCTTGCATGCGGGACAATACGATCCCGTTTATGCCGACAGGGGCATTATGGCGTTCACCAGGAAAATGCCAGGCCGGCATTACTTTCTCATTGTGCTCAACATGACACATGCGCCAGCCTGGTTTGTTCCGGCGCATTTTACCTTTAAAGGAAAAGTGGTATGCGCCACCATTCCCGAATGGACCGGCGTGGAAGTGCACAACAGCATCGGTATGGATGGTGACCTCGGACTTATTATTCAACTGGAACAATAA
- a CDS encoding sigma-54 dependent transcriptional regulator, which translates to MRVHIIETDSQFSGVMARFLEKNDCKVTRSGFSERTIVSDVDALVYDLDANVDPALKHLENIIQEHPEIPVIVTTDTDDIKIGVGIIKAGASDCLVKPFLPDQLKQALSNAAARKKKQVEACVADENEIPVKAEMPPDENVSSEEFLWTPGTDMLRTQAEQMIRNNGMVFIYGEAGTGKKSLARYIHEHSSRRNGPFVVVEGATIKEHCKQWTEQAKSGTLFIEKTEEVLQEVLAVLLNTSGNDTRLILSSTHALETLSQKGHINPSLLSGVEYYSVYLPPLRKRSGDILALAHHFSSEACTELRKERMFFSSDAERDFMAYDWPGNVRELRNVVNRMVLLGSGGEAWRAAYFNFRKTGAGQMEAEKVPETKASINLREASAKAEMDFILRMLEKVKFNKSAAARLMNISRRTLYNKLRMS; encoded by the coding sequence ATGCGTGTACACATCATTGAAACGGACAGCCAGTTTTCAGGTGTTATGGCCCGCTTCCTTGAAAAGAATGATTGCAAGGTGACCAGGAGCGGCTTTTCAGAAAGGACGATTGTGTCGGATGTGGATGCCCTGGTGTACGACCTGGACGCGAATGTTGATCCGGCATTAAAACACCTTGAAAATATTATTCAGGAACATCCTGAAATCCCAGTAATCGTTACTACCGACACCGATGATATCAAGATTGGTGTGGGTATCATTAAAGCCGGTGCGTCGGATTGCCTGGTGAAGCCATTCCTGCCCGACCAACTGAAACAGGCACTCAGCAACGCTGCCGCCCGTAAAAAAAAGCAGGTAGAAGCGTGCGTGGCGGATGAAAATGAAATTCCTGTAAAAGCAGAAATGCCACCGGATGAAAATGTTTCATCAGAAGAATTCCTCTGGACACCTGGCACGGATATGTTGCGTACCCAGGCTGAACAGATGATCCGAAATAATGGAATGGTCTTCATTTATGGGGAAGCAGGCACAGGGAAAAAAAGCCTCGCCAGGTATATTCATGAACACAGCAGTCGGAGGAATGGACCTTTTGTTGTGGTGGAAGGCGCAACAATTAAGGAGCATTGTAAACAATGGACAGAGCAGGCGAAATCAGGAACGTTATTCATTGAAAAAACGGAAGAGGTGCTACAGGAAGTATTGGCTGTTTTGCTGAATACTTCCGGCAACGATACACGGTTGATACTTTCTTCCACACACGCACTCGAAACGCTGAGCCAGAAAGGGCATATCAATCCATCGCTGTTGAGTGGTGTTGAATATTATAGTGTATACCTCCCGCCATTGCGGAAACGTTCCGGCGATATACTGGCACTTGCGCACCATTTCAGTAGCGAAGCCTGCACTGAACTCCGGAAGGAGCGTATGTTCTTTTCCTCCGATGCCGAACGCGATTTTATGGCTTATGACTGGCCGGGTAATGTCCGGGAACTGAGAAACGTGGTGAATCGCATGGTATTGCTAGGTAGTGGGGGAGAAGCATGGCGCGCAGCTTATTTCAATTTCAGAAAAACGGGAGCAGGGCAGATGGAAGCCGAGAAGGTTCCTGAAACCAAGGCTTCCATCAATTTAAGGGAGGCTTCGGCCAAGGCTGAAATGGATTTTATCCTGCGTATGCTGGAGAAGGTGAAATTCAATAAAAGCGCCGCCGCCCGGCTTATGAACATCAGCAGGCGCACGTTGTACAATAAATTAAGGATGAGTTGA
- a CDS encoding response regulator, whose amino-acid sequence MQKLMLLIDDDKEEQEILKAAVEKADPDVSFAWAANAYRAGLFLEQVLPDLIFLDYNMPGINGLELLSSLRKKEKMKHVPVFIYTSALTPALQERARTLGANGCLEKQPDTKRLVRDVQDALRTVAGTKYHPIH is encoded by the coding sequence ATGCAAAAATTGATGCTTCTTATCGACGACGACAAAGAGGAACAGGAAATATTAAAAGCAGCCGTGGAAAAGGCTGATCCCGATGTTTCTTTCGCGTGGGCGGCAAACGCTTACCGCGCGGGTCTGTTCCTGGAGCAGGTACTCCCCGATCTTATTTTCCTGGACTATAACATGCCGGGCATTAATGGCCTGGAGCTGCTTTCTTCCCTCCGCAAAAAGGAGAAGATGAAGCATGTGCCCGTATTCATTTATACGTCGGCGCTTACGCCTGCCTTGCAGGAAAGGGCCAGGACGCTGGGCGCCAATGGTTGCCTGGAAAAGCAGCCGGATACGAAGCGGCTTGTACGTGATGTACAGGATGCGCTGCGTACCGTGGCCGGAACAAAATATCATCCCATTCATTAA
- a CDS encoding ATP-binding protein, protein MQPYSIYAPSVYEMIINATSDKIFSIDMEWRVVSWNSTLVRDTGIATEKAKGAPLLSLFPFTEKDEQLRKAIETALSGETAFLSSGGDVASRNAYESHALPLKNLEEQVEGAVVIMHDVSHRMDAENKLKQLNDDLNDKCSELEKISRELSAFTLITTSELQHPIRNIYTGLELVIKSEGRKLSDGSKANFRRMQSSLSRMNLLLDDLTQLAEAGNVLKEKKIFALAPVVEKTLERLQKKTTEKKAVITTELVPEIFASPEMVEQLLYHLLDNALKFSRPSVTPAISLKIALETEGEKKYARIAVSDNGQGIPPEEIPRIFNMFVQYPRDPRPAGTGIGLSLSEKIAQAHQGWIAVDTTPEVGSTFTCYLLQSS, encoded by the coding sequence ATGCAACCTTATTCGATCTATGCGCCTTCCGTTTATGAAATGATCATCAATGCTACGTCGGATAAAATCTTCTCGATCGACATGGAGTGGCGGGTGGTATCATGGAACAGCACCCTGGTCCGGGATACCGGTATTGCGACTGAAAAGGCAAAAGGAGCCCCCCTTCTATCGTTGTTCCCGTTTACAGAAAAAGATGAGCAGTTGCGCAAAGCCATAGAAACGGCACTATCAGGAGAAACCGCATTCCTCTCCTCCGGAGGTGATGTGGCCAGCAGGAACGCGTATGAAAGCCATGCCTTGCCCCTGAAAAACCTGGAGGAACAGGTTGAAGGCGCCGTAGTGATCATGCACGATGTATCGCACCGTATGGACGCGGAAAATAAGTTGAAGCAACTGAACGACGATCTCAACGACAAATGCAGTGAACTTGAAAAGATTTCCCGCGAGCTTTCCGCGTTCACACTCATCACCACCTCAGAATTACAGCATCCGATACGCAATATTTACACGGGGCTTGAACTGGTGATCAAATCGGAAGGTCGGAAACTGAGTGATGGCTCCAAAGCGAATTTCCGGCGGATGCAATCCTCCCTTTCCAGGATGAACCTTCTGCTGGACGACCTCACACAGTTGGCAGAAGCCGGGAATGTATTAAAGGAGAAGAAAATCTTCGCGCTGGCGCCGGTTGTAGAAAAAACCCTTGAAAGACTTCAGAAAAAGACAACAGAAAAGAAAGCGGTTATTACCACTGAACTTGTTCCCGAAATTTTTGCCTCGCCAGAAATGGTGGAGCAGTTGCTCTATCACCTGCTGGACAATGCTTTAAAGTTTTCGCGCCCATCTGTAACGCCCGCAATCAGTTTAAAAATAGCACTTGAAACAGAGGGCGAAAAAAAATACGCACGCATCGCCGTTTCAGACAACGGCCAAGGGATTCCGCCCGAGGAGATTCCCCGCATCTTTAATATGTTCGTTCAATATCCGCGCGATCCGCGCCCGGCGGGAACTGGCATTGGTTTAAGTCTTTCAGAAAAGATCGCCCAGGCGCACCAGGGTTGGATTGCTGTTGATACCACACCTGAAGTGGGCAGTACATTCACCTGTTATCTTTTACAATCATCCTGA